A genomic window from Pecten maximus chromosome 4, xPecMax1.1, whole genome shotgun sequence includes:
- the LOC117324833 gene encoding deleted in malignant brain tumors 1 protein-like: MAKPTCIVITILFTCLFEDVELSGSLRLVNGATQYEGRIEIYHDGRWGTVCDDNWDDSDARVVCRQLGYSGGSYTREASFGSGSEPTWMDNVECFGNESRLVDCVFPGWQIENCGHSEDAGVVCIPSTATLPTTTTTQSTTTTRSTTTPTQGSIRLVNGGTKHEGRIEIYHNNRWGTVCDDLWDETDARVVCRQLGYRGGSYTRKAQFGAGSEPTWMDDVECSGDEYRLEDAPKKFPELKRSIRLVNGGTKHEGRIEIYHNNRWGTVCDDLWDETDARVVCRQLGYRGGSYTREAQFGAGSEPTWMDDVECSGDEYRLEDCTFPGWGTENCGHGEDAGVVCLPPADGSLRLVNGATQYEGRIEIYHDDRWGTVCDDNWGDSDARVVCRQLGYSGGSYTKEASFGAGSEPTWMDNVECSGDEFRLVDCGFQGWQIENCGHSEDAGVVCLPPTSTSPRSSPTTTPFTTTTSFITLLSPITPLTTTSPSSTTTASTTTSPSTTTTASTTTSPSTTTTASTTTSPSTTTTASTTTSPSSTTTASTTTSPSTTTTTSTTTSPSSTTTASTTTSPSTTTTTSTTTSPSSTTTASTTTSPSTTTTASTTTSPSTTTTASTTTSPSTTTTASTTTSPSTTTTASTTTSPSTTTTPSTTTSSSTTTTLSTTNTPFIATAPLKQGSIRLVNGATQYEGRIEIYHDDRWGTVCDDNWSDSDAMVVCRELGYRGGNGTREAHFGAGSEPTWMDDVECFGDEFRLMDCDFPGWGEENCGHSEDAGVVCSPPADGSIRLVNGATQYEGRIEIYHDDRWGTVCDNSWDDSDANVVCRQLGYRGGTYKHSAQFGAGSEPTWMDNVECSGDEPRLMDCDFPGWQIENCGHIEDAGVVCKPPISTTISSPTTHQSPSAECPRGLYGPRCQERCPNHCVNNTCEISGHCFECSKGFYGPRCQIKCPYDCGKNACEKTSGSCFESVTTPTIPSTTYTVIIPVVSAVVGLLAVILAVSIVYNIKLRRKRTARPGNENDQENTYADLNTMELQASNIYEELPETATMQAEMPCYSLQKKDATC; this comes from the exons ATGGCAAAACCTACCTGTATTGTCATTACGATCCTCTTCACCTGTCTTTTCGAGGATGTGGAGTTGTCAG GATCTCTACGACTAGTCAATGGTGCGACCCAGTATGAGGGTCGTATAGAGATCTACCATGATGGCCGCTGGGGGACGGTATGTGACGACAACTGGGACGACTCAGATGCAAGGGTTGTTTGCAGACAGCTTGGATACAG TGGAGGCAGCTACACACGGGAAGCGTCCTTCGGCTCTGGATCAGAACCGACATGGATGGACAACGTGGAATGTTTTGGGAATGAATCTAGGCTCGTGGATTGCGTCTTTCCAGGATGGCAGATAGAAAATTGTGGTCATAGCGAGGATGCTGGTGTAGTTTGTATACCATCAACAGCGACGTTGCCTACAACGACAACGACACAGTCGACTACCACTACCAGGTCCACTACCACACCAACACAAG GATCCATACGACTTGTAAATGGTGGGACCAAGCATGAAGGACGTATAGAGATCTATCATAATAACCGTTGGGGAACGGTTTGTGACGACCTGTGGGACGAGACAGATGCCAGGGTGGTTTGTAGACAGCTTGGATATCG TGGAGGCAGTTACACACGGAAAGCACAATTCGGTGCTGGATCCGAACCAACATGGATGGACGATGTGGAATGTTCTGGAGACGAATATAGACTGGAGGATGCCCCGAAAAAATTTCCGGAGCTG AAGA GATCCATACGACTTGTAAATGGTGGGACCAAGCATGAAGGACGTATAGAGATCTATCATAATAACCGTTGGGGAACGGTTTGTGACGACCTGTGGGACGAGACAGATGCCAGGGTGGTTTGTAGACAGCTTGGATATCG TGGAGGCAGTTACACACGGGAAGCACAATTCGGTGCTGGATCCGAACCAACATGGATGGACGATGTGGAATGTTCTGGAGACGAATATAGACTGGAGGATTGCACCTTTCCGGGATGGGGAACAGAAAATTGTGGTCATGGTGAAGATGCTGGTGTTGTTTGTCTTCCTCCAGCAGATG GATCTTTACGACTAGTAAATGGTGCGACACAGTATGAGGGTCGTATTGAAATCTACCATGACGACCGTTGGGGAACGGTATGTGACGACAACTGGGGCGACTCAGATGCAAGGGTTGTTTGCAGACAGCTTGGATACAG TGGAGGCAGCTACACAAAGGAAGCGTCCTTCGGCGCTGGATCAGAACCAACATGGATGGACAACGTGGAATGTTCTGGGGATGAATTTAGACTAGTGGATTGTGGCTTTCAAGGATGGCAGATAGAAAATTGTGGTCATAGCGAGGATGCTGGTGTAGTTTGTTTACCCCCGACCTCGACCTCTCCACGTTCTTCGCCTACTACTACACCGTTCACCACCACGACTTCATTCATTACTCTCCTCTCTCCCATTACACCGTTGACGACCACTTCACCGTCCTCTACGACTACAGCGTCGACGACCACTTCTCCGTCGACTACGACTACAGCGTCGACGACCACTTCCCCGTCGACTACGACTACAGCGTCGACGACCACTTCACCGTCGACTACGACTACAGCGTCGACGACCACTTCACCGTCCTCTACGACTACAGCGTCGACGACCACTTCACCGTCGACTACGACTACAACGTCGACGACCACTTCACCGTCCTCTACGACTACAGCGTCGACGACCACTTCACCGTCGACTACGACTACAACGTCGACGACCACTTCCCCGTCCTCTACGACTACAGCGTCGACGACCACTTCACCGTCGACTACGACTACAGCGTCGACGACCACTTCCCCGTCGACCACGACTACAGCGTCGACGACCACTTCACCGTCAACTACGACTACAGCGTCGACGACCACTTCACCGTCGACTACGACTACAGCGTCGACGACCACTTCCCCGTCGACTACGACTACACCGTCGACGACCACTTCATCGTCGACTACGACTACACTGTCAACTACCAATACTCCATTCATAGCAACGGCACCACTAAAACAAG GATCTATACGACTAGTAAATGGTGCGACCCAGTATGAGGGTCGTATAGAAATCTACCATGACGACCGCTGGGGGACGGTATGTGACGACAACTGGAGCGACTCAGATGCCATGGTTGTTTGTAGAGAACTCGGATACCG TGGAGGAAATGGAACACGAGAAGCCCATTTCGGTGCTGGATCGGAACCAACATGGATGGACGACGTCGAATGTTTTGGAGACGAATTTAGACTAATGGATTGTGACTTTCCAGGATGGGGGGAAGAAAATTGTGGTCATAGCGAAGATGCTGGTGTAGTTTGTAGTCCACCAGCAGATG GATCTATACGACTAGTAAATGGTGCGACCCAGTATGAGGGTCGTATAGAAATCTACCATGACGACCGTTGGGGAACGGTATGCGACAATTCGTGGGACGACTCAGATGCCAATGTTGTTTGCAGACAGCTTGGATACCG TGGAGGTACCTACAAACACTCGGCACAATTCGGTGCTGGATCAGAACCAACATGGATGGACAATGTGGAATGTTCTGGAGACGAACCTAGACTCATGGATTGCGACTTTCCAGGATGGCAGATAGAAAATTGTGGGCATATCGAGGATGCTGGTGTGGTTTGTAAACCACCAATCTCGACTACTATTTCTTCGCCTACTACTCATCAATCACCTTCAGCAG AATGTCCACGCGGATTGTATGGCCCAAGATGTCAAGAGAGATGCCCAAACCACTGTGTCAATAACACGTGTGAGATAAGTGGGCATTGTTTTG AATGCTCCAAAGGTTTCTATGGCCCTAGATGTCAAATAAAGTGTCCATACGACTGTGGAAAAAATGCTTGTGAGAAGACAAGCGGGAGCTGTTTTG AGTCTGTAACAACACCAACCATTCCCTCTACAACATACACAGTGATCATTCCAGTCGTGTCAGCTGTAGTTGGATTACTAGCAGTTATCTTGGCAGTTTCTATAGTCTACAATATCAA